tttCTTTAGGTATTTAATCCAAGTCCAGATTTACCCAATATTTCCCAAAATTAAGTAAACCCTAGAATCATGCCATGGAtagcaacttcacaacaagcattaagagaagaaattaaacactaacaatcaatgaaagaggcatatattcattcaaaacaaagtaatttacataagagttcagtggctacatcaatcccccaacaataatggaaCTAgttctccatgaatggagagctcaagcttacaaaaatggaggaaatggaagaaggaataagacccaaggatgaagaTGGATTGTTCCCACAGCTCCAAGCTTGCCTCCAAGAGCTCAAACAGAGAGAAAATGCGTCTGGGTAGCAAAAGATCCAGAGCCCCTCGCGTTTTAGGCctaaaaagacctaatttttccacatTAGCATTGtcaccgctcagctgcacctcagctgcaccccagttGCACCCCAGCTGCAACCTTCCAAAGAGTAGGGCgttcagctgcaccccagctgcacctcaacgacagccttccagagagcagggcgctcagctgcaccccagctatAGCATTCCAGAGGAGAATGAGGCTCAACAGCACCCGaactgcaccccagctgcaccctaGCGACAACATCAATCTTTGCTCaatatttcctcttttacattcattcttgcTTCTGTGGTTCTTCCATTCGTCGGTTTGACCAACAAGTTTCATGTACATGATCCAACAACCAAAAACTGGGGATTAGTGgtgaaatttaaatcaattcaactcaagatgtagctacttagaaacttaacaaattgaggcataaagaaggtaccaagctaagaaagagttgacattttctctatattcactactgaaatcatagtaaaatatgtcattatcacaTCCTACCATCTTCTTTATTCTCTACTGCAAGACATCTTTATATAGACTTCCACAAGAGATGTCTGTTAGACACATAATTAACTTCTAGTTAGGTTTCATAGCCTTTTTAGGTAGCTTGGTCAGACTCAAGTCTATGTTATAGAGTGACATAGCAAGAAGCTTTGAGAAAAACATTTTAGGAATGTCTTTTTATCTCAACATCTTTTTGATCTTAGTGCAAGACTTTTTGAATAAAGCTTGGTGTTATCATTTATTGCActaaaaaagagaacaaagcatgCAAGTATGAAAGCACTTTTTTCAtacaatattaattgttttaaccATTAGTCGTCATCTATCGCAACCGGTGTCGCGaggggacgacgatccaaaaaaagaaaatgatttttgaaaaagagatttggagtcgcaaccatagtttattctggaaaactatggaaaaaccataaaacggtaaggcacggtccacgaaaatcGGATTCTAGGTCCGGGAGTCGGTTatgtgtagggaaggtattagcaccctacaacgtctGCCCGAAGGcggtacctttaattaaatacgcgaatgtgatgtggttttcaaaatgtttaactatcccaaaaaaagacattataaagaaacaaaatatatattttttttttttgtgcccgacaaggattgaccttgctcctacgtattgtcattaaaaatgagaaatcagggttacgtagttctagctgaaagATTATTCGTTGTTTAGAAAAGGAtgttttgtgttttggtgtttttacaaaaaaagggaaaggttttagcacaaggcctacgcgaacggtcgcacgtgtgcttaaaccttttaaaataatttttgtttattttttaaagaagaagaaaaaggttttcagcacaaggccgacggaatggtcgcacgtgtgcttaaaccttttgaaatatatttttgttgattttttgaaagaagaaaaaggttttcagcacaaggccgacggaatggtcgcacgtgtgcttaaaccttttgaaataatttttgttaatttttgaaagaagaaaaaaaaaggttttcagcacaaggtcGACGGAATGGTCTCACGTGtacttaaactttttaaaataaatttttgttgattttttgaaagaagaaaaaaaaggttttcagtaCAAGGCCGacggaatggtcgcacgtgtgcttaaaccttttgaaataatttttgttaattttgaaagaagaaaaaaaaggttttcagcacaaggtcGACATAAAGGTCGCACTTgtacttaaaccttttaaaataaatttttgttgattttttgaaagaagaagaaaaaggttttcagtaCAAGGCCCACGGAatggtcacacgtgtgcttaaaccttttgaaatatatttttgttgatattttttttgaaagaagaagaaaaatgttttcagcacaaggccgacggAATGGTTGCACGTGTGCTGGAtcccttttaaaaatatttttattgttttaatatttatttaaaagttgataaaataaaataaataggtaaaaaaaaaactaaataaaataaagagtagaaataaactaaaagttaaAGTAAAAAGGTGTGTGGTGGTGCTTAAATAAGAGAAAGGGGTGTCTAAACCTAATTTACTTTTGATAACATATTGGGCCTAAGTCCAAGGAAGAAAAAGTGGTAAAAATGAaaagggtgtttcatcctaTACCTCCAAGccttcatcctgcacctccaaaaattctACTTTTGACCTTCTGACAACTGATCCTGCACctctaactttttcaaaaagtttcatttttaacactaataaatatcttttcatattttttctcttgCTTATTAAAAATCTGCACcaccttaataataatttaatttaatttaaaattcaaatattatttaatataattttatattttaataattattaaagtatgatttatattataataataattatattaaataattaaaataaaaataataatagtaaaaataaaaaataaaatagtaataatcaATNNNNNNNNNNNNNNNNNNNNNNNNNNNNNNNNNNNNNNNNNNNNNNNNNNNNNNNNNNNNNNNNNNNNNNNNNNNNNNNNNNNNNNNNNNNNNNNNNNNNNNNNNNNNNNNNNNNNNNNNNNNNNNNNNNNNNNNNNNNNNNNNNNNNNNNNNNNNNNNNNNNNNNNNNNNNNNNNNNNNNNNNNNNNNNNNNNNNNNNNNNNNNNNNNNNNNNNNNNNNNNNNNNNNNNNNNNNNNNNNNNNNNNNNNNNNNNNNNNNNNNNNNNNNNNtaaataaaaaataaaactgttaACATATTTGTTAATCAGATATAGAAATCTGATAGTCATATGCTTCATATATGGATATCCgataaatagttgtttttattttttttatttaaatttaataattatttaatttatttaatattttaatataatttaatatatttttaatatagtaaatcaaattaattattactatttaatttttatttttactattattttttttattttaattatttaatataattattattataatataaatcttactttaataattattaaaatataaaattatattaaataatattttttaaattaaattattattaaggtgGTACAGAGtgtttttaataagaaagagaaaaaatatggaaagatatttattagagttaaaaatgaaacttttgaaaaagtCAGAGGTGCAGGATTAGTTGTCAGAAGGtcaaaagtgaaatttttgaaggtgcaggatgaaggcttggaggtgtaggatgaaacacccgAATGAAAAATAGGGAATGCAAACTTAATCTGTTCCTAATAGCTGATTTGGGCCTAGGCCCAAATGAAAAAGGGTATGACCAGTGGAAATTGGGGGTGCAGAagcaaacaaatatattttctctcttttttcggTTTGGCCCTCGTAGGTCCAGCAAGGGCTCAGACAGCAAACAAAGGGTGCAGCaaaaggttttttttatttatttattatacatgaattttttaaaaataaaaaataaacggCCCAGCACTTGGGCCCATACTCCCTTGACCTGGAAACTCTAGGGGTCGAAATTCCTTCCATCATTTCTCACACTCAACTCTCCACAGACATATCACGAAAAGCAAACCAGGGGAATCGCCTCCGCTGCACGCACAACGCCACCACCCGACCGGCCACAGCTCCCGTCCGGCCAGCCCTAGCGTCGCCGGCGTCACTCTCAAATCGCCGGCAGCCATCCCCTGAAGCCACCACCGTCAAccccttttcttctctctctcgcACTAGCCTAGGGCTGCGCCACCGCACCGCCGGCGACCACCCTGCCAACGTCAAAGCCGCTGTGCAGCGAACACCATTTCTCACGCGTTTCTTCGCACCATCCGACGCATCACACCATCAACGGCGGCGCCACCACGGCGACTTCCAATCACGAACCCGAAATCGCGGCAATTCCCCCACGTTCGAACCTCGTCGCACAGCAccgttcttcttcttctttggtgagcgaatcaaaattgaaaaccaGCCATTGCGATTGCGCCGCTTTCTTGTTCAAAATCCATGCTGTGGTGTTCTTCTTCTTGTGCTCCGACGACAATAGATAGCACCGGTATCAGCTACATCTTACTTCCCTGTGAAACGACAGGGCCGTATACTTGTATTCATCAGTATGCGCATTGTTACCGTCGCCAACTCTCTCAAATCACTCCGCAGCCTCCACTTCCTTAGAGTCACCTCTTCTGCCCCCCTTCAGTTCAAGGGTAAGCCAAACATCTCTTCCAATTTTCTTATTGTCATTCTCAAATTCCATATTTATGATGACAAAAACGATGATCAATTACTGTGTATTTTCCCATAGACAAACAGCAGTTTGAAATACAACCACGCAGCGCCACCTATTCACCGGATAATGATCACATAGTTGGAAAATCAACGCTGGCGATGGACCTCGCCTCTCTACTCGAGGAACCGAAGCCGAAACCGAAACCCAGGAGTCGGATGGAGCTTAAGCGGTTTTTTGAGCTTCGAATAAAAAAACGGGTCAAGCAGCAACACATCAATGGCAAGTTCCACGACCTTATGAAAACCGTGATTTCCAACGCAGAAACCCTTCGTGATGCTTACAACTGCATCAGGATCAACTCGAACACCCTGGACGAGACTTCGAGTTCGAGCCACGACGCTTCATTTTTGGATGACCTAGCTGAAGAGCTCGGGAAAGGGGATTTCGACGTGTCTGCAAATACGACGTCGTTCTCGACGAGGAGAGGTTCTGTGAACAAAGAGATATTAGTGCTTCCCAATTCGAGGTTGAGGGTTGTGCTGGAAGCGATGAGAATAGCTCTGGAGGTTGTATACAAGCCGCACTTCTCGAAGATCTCGCACGGNTGCCGGAGCGGGAGGGGCNGTGCCGCTGCGTTGAAGTACGTGTGCAAGGGTGTTTTGAATCCTGATTGGTGGTTCACAGTGCTTGTGGTTAAGAAATTGGATGTTGCTGTTTTGGAAAAGCTGATTTCCATAATggaggagaagatagaagaTCCTATTTTATATGGTTTCATTCGAACCATGTTTGATGCTGGAGTGTTAAATCTAGAGTTTGGGGGTTTTCCTAAGGGACATGGTCTCCCACAAGAAGGGGTTTTGTCCCCTATTCTGATGAATATTTACCTTGACCTTTTTGACAGTGAATTTTGCAGGCTGTCGATGAAATACGAAGGCATATGCGGTGGAGGGCTAAATGAGCGAGAAAGTTCTGGCTCCGTGTTGCGCGATTGGTTTAGGAGACAGTTGAATGGAGATGATGTNAGGAAGGGTTCTGGTGTCAAAGTTTACTCTTGTCGCTATATGGATGAGATGTTTTTTGCAGTTTCTGGTTCAAGGGATGCTACTGTTAATTTTTTGTCTGAGGTCCANAGTTATTTGAGCAGTTCTTTGCTGTTGGATGTGGGTGATCAAACTGATGTATTGTCCTGTGATGGGTCTCATGGTATCCGCTTTTTGGGAACTTTGGTGAGAAGAACAATTAGGGAGAGTTCTGCTGTAAAAGTTGTTCacaagttgaaagaaaaagtggAGCTATTCACTCTGCAAAAGGTGGAGGAGTGGAATTATGGGACACTTAGAATTGGGAAGAAATGGTTGGGTCATGGTTTGAAGAAAGTTAAGGAATCAGAAATCAAGCATTTAGCAGATAGTAGCTCCCTCCTGAACAGGGTTTCCTATTTCCGTAAGTCTGGAATGAAAACTGACCATTGGTATAAGCACTTATTGAAGATATGGATGCAAGATATTCAGGCAAAAAATGTCAATAGTGAGGAAATTATCTTATCTACTAATGTTGCAGAGCCAGCTCTTCCTCATGAACTAAAAGATTCCTTTTATGAATTTACAAAGCAGGCAGAGCGGTATATATCTGCCGAGGCAGATTCTATTCATAAGCTTTTGCCAGATAATAACAGCTCAACTGAGCATCCTGTGGCAAAAACTGAGACTGTTGCTCCTATCAATGCCATAAAGATGCGTCTACTGAGATATGGATTGACAACAAGTAAAGGGTACCCCCGGTCTGTTAATTTGCTTATCATGCTAGATACAACTGACATTATTGACTGGTTTTCAGGGATTTCTTGCCG
This genomic stretch from Vigna radiata var. radiata cultivar VC1973A chromosome 7, Vradiata_ver6, whole genome shotgun sequence harbors:
- the LOC106768254 gene encoding nuclear intron maturase 4, mitochondrial-like isoform X1; the encoded protein is MRIVTVANSLKSLRSLHFLRVTSSAPLQFKDKQQFEIQPRSATYSPDNDHIVGKSTLAMDLASLLEEPKPKPKPRSRMELKRFFELRIKKRVKQQHINGKFHDLMKTVISNAETLRDAYNCIRINSNTLDETSSSSHDASFLDDLAEELGKGDFDVSANTTSFSTRRGSVNKEILVLPNSRLRVVLEAMRIALEVVYKPHFSKISHGCRSGRGXAAALKYVCKGVLNPDWWFTVLVVKKLDVAVLEKLISIMEEKIEDPILYGFIRTMFDAGVLNLEFGGFPKGHGLPQEGVLSPILMNIYLDLFDSEFCRLSMKYEGICGGGLNERESSGSVLRDWFRRQLNGDDVRKGSGVKVYSCRYMDEMFFAVSGSRDATVNFLSEVXSYLSSSLLLDVGDQTDVLSCDGSHGIRFLGTLVRRTIRESSAVKVVHKLKEKVELFTLQKVEEWNYGTLRIGKKWLGHGLKKVKESEIKHLADSSSLLNRVSYFRKSGMKTDHWYKHLLKIWMQDIQAKNVNSEEIILSTNVAEPALPHELKDSFYEFTKQAERYISAEADSIHKLLPDNNSSTEHPVAKTETVAPINAIKMRLLRYGLTTSKGYPRSVNLLIMLDTTDIIDWFSGISCRWLKWYENCVNFDEIKLLITYHVRKSCIRTLAAKYRVHEIEIEKRFGEELIRIPSTHETEMEMTNEALDIQAFDNDEALMYGIASSGVCLLSLARIVTQARPCNCFVTGCSSSAPRVYTLHVMERQKSPSWKTGFSTCIHPSLNKRRLGLCKQHLRDLYLGHISLQSIDFXAWXS
- the LOC106768254 gene encoding nuclear intron maturase 4, mitochondrial-like isoform X2; translated protein: MRIVTVANSLKSLRSLHFLRVTSSAPLQFKDKQQFEIQPRSATYSPDNDHIVGKSTLAMDLASLLEEPKPKPKPRSRMELKRFFELRIKKRVKQQHINGKFHDLMKTVISNAETLRDAYNCIRINSNTLDETSSSSHDASFLDDLAEELGKGDFDVSANTTSFSTRRGSVNKEILVLPNSRLRVVLEAMRIALEVVYKPHFSKISHGCRSGRGXAAALKYVCKGVLNPDWWFTVLVVKKLDVAVLEKLISIMEEKIEDPILYGFIRTMFDAGVLNLEFGGFPKGHGLPQEGVLSPILMNIYLDLFDSEFCRLSMKYEGICGGGLNERESSGSVLRDWFRRQLNGDDVRKGSGVKVYSCRYMDEMFFAVSGSRDATVNFLSEVXSYLSSSLLLDVGDQTDVLSCDGSHGIRFLGTLVRRTIRESSAVKVVHKLKEKVELFTLQKVEEWNYGTLRIGKKWLGHGLKKVKESEIKHLADSSSLLNRVSYFRKSGMKTDHWYKHLLKIWMQDIQAKNVNSEEIILSTNVAEPALPHELKDSFYEFTKQAERYISAEADSIHKLLPDNNSSTEHPVAKTETVAPINAIKMRLLRYGLTTRISCRWLKWYENCVNFDEIKLLITYHVRKSCIRTLAAKYRVHEIEIEKRFGEELIRIPSTHETEMEMTNEALDIQAFDNDEALMYGIASSGVCLLSLARIVTQARPCNCFVTGCSSSAPRVYTLHVMERQKSPSWKTGFSTCIHPSLNKRRLGLCKQHLRDLYLGHISLQSIDFXAWXS